One Archocentrus centrarchus isolate MPI-CPG fArcCen1 chromosome 10, fArcCen1, whole genome shotgun sequence genomic region harbors:
- the LOC115787510 gene encoding uncharacterized protein LOC115787510, whose protein sequence is MADLPPARLRLMKPPFFSTGVDCFGPLTVQVGRRHEKRWGILFKCLTTRAVHLDVLSGLDTDSFLMALRRFIARRGKPAELLSDQGTNFRGGERELKDAFKAMHPTLQDHLAKYQIQFQFNPPNAPHFGGIWEREVRSVKAALYATIRPQPIPEEVLRTVLIEIEGILNSKPLGYVSTDVADVDPVTPNLLLMGRPDPSLPQAVYTDTEMLSRRRWRHTQVLADQFWTHFIRHYLSTLQPRSKWHKDTSQLKLGTIVMVVDPQLPRALWPLGRVTEVIPGTDGRVRTAVVQVKDKTYTRPVARLIALPDIPDMDPISPLSSDKFDSTNLGRL, encoded by the coding sequence ATGGCCGACCTGCCACCGGCGAGACTGCGGCTAATGAAACCCCCCTTCTTCTCCACAGGTGTGGACTGTTTTGGGCCCTTGACAGTGCAGGTGGGCCGTCGTCATGAGAAAAGATGGGGCATTCTGTTTAAGTGCCTAACAACACGAGCCGTGCACTTAGATGTCCTGTCTGGACTCGACACCGACTCCTTCCTTATGGCTCTTCGCAGATTCATTGCCCGAAGAGGAAAACCGGCTGAGCTCTTGTCGGACCAGGGGACAAATTTTCGCGGAGGGGAACGAGAGCTGAAAGATGCTTTCAAGGCAATGCACCCCACCCTCCAGGATCATCTGGCCAAATACCAGATCCAGTTCCAGTTCAACCCACCAAATGCACCACACTTCGGGGGCATATGGGAAAGAGAAGTAAGGTCGGTGAAGGCTGCCTTGTACGCCACCATCCGGCCTCAGCCTATCCCAGAGGAAGTCCTCCGGACAGTGCTAATTGAGATTGAGGGGATTTTAAACTCCAAACCTCTCGGCTATGTCTCCACAGATGTGGCTGATGTGGATCCTGTGACCCCCAATCTCCTCCTCATGGGGCGGCCGGACCCATCACTGCCACAGGCAGTCTACACTGACACAGAAATGCTtagccgccgccgctggagacACACCCAGGTGTTGGCAGACCAGTTCTGGACCCATTTCATCCGCCACTACCTTTCTACTCTTCAGCCACGCTCCAAGTGGCACAAAGATACCTCCCAACTGAAACTAGGAACCATCGTGATGGTAGTGGATCCCCAGCTCCCTCGGGCCCTGTGGCCACTTGGCCGGGTCACAGAGGTCATCCCAGGGACAGATGGAAGAGTCAGGACAGCTGTGGTCCAGGTCAAGGACAAGACCTATACGAGGCCTGTGGCGCGCCTCATCGCCCTCCCAGACATCCCAGACATGGACCCGATCAGCCCTTTGTCAAGTGACAAATTTGATAGTACAAATTTGGGGCGGCTGTAA